The proteins below come from a single Streptococcus porcinus genomic window:
- a CDS encoding ABC transporter permease yields MLEEKKSFKLVGVGSIDQQEKIEKPALSFLEDAWRRLKKNKLAVISMVFLASLLIFAVGSSFIVSQNDANSFDSKEVNTYRNLPPKLSSSLPFWNGSITYAGNTEPNDAYADQGVPENKKFLLGTDSLGRSVGKRIIVGIRISLVIAIVATLIDLIIGVTYGLISGFTGGKVDTLMQRIIEVISSIPNLVIVTMLGLLLGNGVLSIIISIAIVGWTSMARQVRNLTLSYRERDFVLASRALGESNFKIAFKHVLPNISGIIIVQIMMTVPSAIMYESVLSAINLGVKPPTASLGSLITDAQENLQYFPYQVLLPALALVFISLAFILLGDGLRDAFDPKSSND; encoded by the coding sequence ATGCTAGAAGAAAAAAAATCATTTAAACTTGTTGGTGTCGGTTCAATCGATCAACAAGAAAAAATTGAAAAGCCAGCCTTATCTTTCCTAGAAGATGCTTGGCGACGCTTGAAAAAAAATAAATTGGCTGTTATTTCGATGGTCTTTTTGGCAAGCTTATTAATATTTGCTGTCGGATCAAGTTTTATTGTATCCCAAAATGATGCTAATAGTTTTGACAGTAAAGAGGTTAATACCTATCGTAATTTACCACCAAAGCTTAGCTCAAGTTTGCCTTTTTGGAATGGTAGCATTACTTATGCTGGTAATACCGAGCCTAATGATGCTTATGCAGACCAAGGTGTGCCAGAAAATAAAAAGTTCCTCTTGGGAACAGATAGTTTAGGGCGCAGTGTAGGAAAACGGATTATAGTGGGTATTCGTATTTCATTAGTGATTGCAATTGTAGCAACTTTAATTGACTTAATTATTGGTGTCACTTATGGTTTAATATCAGGGTTTACTGGTGGTAAAGTTGATACCCTTATGCAGCGGATTATTGAAGTGATTTCATCAATCCCTAACTTAGTTATTGTAACAATGCTTGGCTTGCTCCTTGGAAATGGGGTCTTGTCAATTATTATTTCAATTGCCATTGTTGGGTGGACTTCAATGGCGCGTCAAGTCCGAAATTTAACCTTGTCCTACCGTGAACGGGATTTCGTTTTGGCATCACGTGCCTTGGGTGAAAGTAATTTTAAAATAGCTTTCAAGCATGTTCTTCCAAATATTTCAGGTATCATTATTGTCCAAATTATGATGACTGTTCCAAGTGCTATTATGTATGAATCGGTATTATCGGCCATCAATCTTGGTGTTAAGCCACCGACTGCTTCACTAGGTTCTTTAATCACTGATGCTCAAGAAAACTTGCAATATTTCCCATATCAAGTATTGCTACCAGCACTTGCTCTTGTTTTTATTTCGTTAGCCTTTATTTTACTAGGTGATGGCTTACGTGATGCATTTGATCCAAAATCAAGTAATGACTAG
- a CDS encoding peptide ABC transporter substrate-binding protein — MNEQQKAKWKRVGLGAMTLASATLLIACGNKATTKADNKDEINWYTPTEIISLDISKNTDSYSSLAIGNSESNLLRVDEKGKLQPDLAKKVEVSKDGLTYTATLRDGLKWSDGSELTAKDFVYSWKRIVDPATASEYAYLTFDAHLKNAEEINSGKNTDLNSLGVKAEGNKVIFTLSKPSPQFKSLLSFASFMPQKEEFVKKVGKDYGTSSDKQIYSGPYTVEKWNGTSGTFKLVKNKNYWNAKAVKTKVVNVQTVKKPDTAVQMYKQGKLDLANISGTSAIYNANKKNKDIVDVPEATTAYMVYNQTGKVPALSNTKIRQALNLATDRKGIVAAAVDTGSKPATALAPTGLAKLKDGSDLTKYVAPGYKYDEKEATKLFKEGLKELGKDSVKITVTADADNPIAKATVDYIKETWEKALPGLTVEEKFVTFKQRLEDTKNQNFDVAIALWGGDYPEGSTFYGLFTSDAAYNYGKFASQEYDAAYKKAITADALDVDAAAQDYKDAEKVLYDNAYYNPVYFRTTQALQNPSIKGLVRNSTGLNVDFTYAYKK, encoded by the coding sequence ATGAACGAGCAACAAAAAGCAAAATGGAAACGTGTTGGTCTAGGAGCAATGACACTTGCATCTGCCACGCTATTAATAGCTTGTGGAAATAAAGCTACCACGAAAGCCGATAATAAAGATGAAATCAACTGGTATACTCCAACTGAAATTATTTCTTTAGATATTTCTAAAAACACAGATTCTTATTCTTCATTGGCAATTGGAAACTCTGAAAGTAATTTACTCCGGGTTGATGAAAAAGGAAAACTTCAGCCGGACTTAGCTAAGAAAGTTGAAGTTTCCAAAGATGGCTTAACTTATACAGCAACTTTGCGTGATGGTTTAAAATGGTCTGATGGTAGCGAGTTGACAGCAAAAGACTTTGTTTATTCATGGAAACGTATTGTTGATCCAGCTACCGCCTCAGAATATGCTTATTTAACATTTGATGCGCATTTGAAAAATGCAGAAGAAATCAATTCTGGGAAAAATACAGATTTAAACTCATTAGGTGTTAAAGCTGAGGGCAATAAAGTTATTTTCACATTGTCTAAACCTTCGCCACAGTTCAAGAGTTTGTTATCATTTGCTAGCTTTATGCCACAAAAAGAAGAATTTGTGAAAAAAGTTGGCAAAGATTATGGAACTTCTTCAGATAAACAAATTTACTCTGGTCCTTACACTGTAGAAAAATGGAATGGAACTAGTGGAACTTTCAAGCTTGTAAAAAACAAGAATTACTGGAATGCAAAAGCTGTTAAGACGAAAGTAGTAAATGTCCAAACCGTTAAAAAACCTGATACAGCTGTTCAAATGTATAAACAAGGTAAACTTGACTTGGCAAATATTTCAGGAACTTCAGCTATCTACAATGCTAATAAGAAAAATAAAGATATTGTTGATGTTCCAGAAGCTACAACAGCTTATATGGTTTACAACCAAACAGGAAAAGTGCCTGCATTATCAAATACTAAAATTCGTCAAGCACTGAACTTGGCTACAGACCGTAAAGGAATTGTAGCGGCAGCTGTTGACACTGGCTCTAAACCTGCGACAGCTCTTGCTCCAACCGGTCTTGCTAAACTTAAAGATGGTTCAGATTTAACAAAATACGTAGCACCAGGCTACAAGTATGATGAAAAAGAAGCAACTAAGCTCTTTAAAGAAGGTTTGAAAGAACTTGGTAAGGATTCTGTGAAGATAACTGTTACGGCTGATGCAGATAATCCGATTGCTAAAGCAACTGTTGATTATATTAAAGAAACATGGGAAAAAGCACTTCCAGGCCTTACTGTTGAAGAAAAATTTGTAACCTTTAAACAACGTCTAGAAGATACAAAAAATCAAAACTTTGATGTTGCGATTGCTCTTTGGGGTGGTGATTATCCGGAAGGTTCAACTTTCTACGGTCTCTTCACATCAGATGCTGCTTATAACTATGGTAAATTCGCAAGTCAAGAATATGATGCTGCTTATAAAAAAGCCATTACAGCTGATGCTTTAGATGTTGATGCTGCTGCTCAAGATTATAAAGATGCTGAGAAAGTTCTTTATGACAATGCATACTATAATCCTGTATACTTCAGAACAACTCAAGCTTTACAAAATCCAAGCATTAAAGGTCTAGTTCGTAATTCAACTGGTTTAAACGTTGACTTTACCTACGCTTATAAAAAATAA
- the glnA gene encoding type I glutamate--ammonia ligase: protein MVITAADIRQEVKEKNVTFLRLMFTDIMGIMKNVEIPATDEQLEKVLSNKVMFDGSSIEGFVRINESDMYLYPDLDTWIVFPWGDENGAVGGLICDIYTAEGHPFAGDPRGNLKRALKHMEEVGYKSFNLGPEPEFFLFKMDEQGKPTLEVNDNGGYFDLAPTDLADNTRREIVNVLTKMGFEVEASHHEVAVGQHEIDFKYDDVLKACDNIQIFKLVVKTIAREHGLYATFMAKPKFGINGSGMHCNMSLFDKDGNNAFYDENDSRGMQLSEDAYYFLGGLMKHAYSYTAITNPTVNSYKRLVPGYEAPVYVAWAGRNRSPLIRVPASRGKGTRLELRSVDPTANPYLALAVLLESGLDGIENKIEAPTPVEANIYTMSVEERQAAGIVDLPSTLHNAIKALQADEVVINALGEHIYTNFIEAKRIEWASYATFVSQWEIDNYLHSY from the coding sequence ATGGTAATCACAGCAGCTGACATTCGTCAAGAAGTAAAAGAGAAGAATGTTACCTTCCTTCGTTTAATGTTTACAGATATAATGGGAATTATGAAGAATGTTGAAATTCCTGCTACAGATGAACAGTTGGAAAAGGTTCTATCAAATAAGGTGATGTTTGATGGTTCTTCTATTGAAGGCTTTGTTCGTATTAATGAATCAGATATGTACTTGTATCCTGATTTGGATACTTGGATTGTCTTTCCTTGGGGGGATGAAAATGGTGCAGTTGGCGGTCTAATTTGTGATATATATACAGCAGAAGGCCATCCATTTGCAGGAGATCCCAGAGGAAACTTAAAGCGTGCTTTAAAACATATGGAAGAAGTGGGCTATAAATCTTTCAATTTAGGTCCAGAGCCTGAATTTTTCCTCTTTAAAATGGATGAACAAGGTAAGCCTACACTTGAAGTTAACGATAATGGTGGCTACTTTGACTTAGCTCCGACGGATCTTGCTGATAATACACGCCGTGAAATTGTTAATGTGCTTACAAAAATGGGCTTTGAGGTAGAAGCTAGTCACCATGAAGTTGCTGTGGGGCAACACGAAATTGATTTCAAATATGATGATGTTTTAAAAGCATGTGATAATATTCAGATTTTTAAGCTTGTTGTCAAAACAATTGCTCGAGAACATGGTTTATATGCTACTTTCATGGCTAAACCTAAATTTGGAATTAATGGTTCTGGTATGCATTGCAATATGTCCTTATTTGACAAAGATGGCAATAATGCTTTTTATGATGAGAATGACAGTCGGGGAATGCAATTATCTGAAGATGCCTACTACTTCCTAGGTGGGTTAATGAAACATGCTTACAGCTATACCGCTATCACAAACCCTACAGTTAACTCTTACAAACGTTTGGTACCAGGCTATGAGGCTCCTGTCTATGTTGCTTGGGCTGGCCGCAATCGTTCACCCCTAATCCGAGTTCCTGCTTCTCGTGGCAAGGGAACACGCTTAGAATTACGTTCAGTTGATCCAACAGCTAACCCTTACTTGGCTCTTGCTGTGCTTTTAGAATCTGGATTAGATGGTATCGAAAACAAAATTGAAGCACCGACTCCGGTTGAGGCTAATATCTATACAATGTCTGTTGAAGAACGTCAGGCTGCTGGTATCGTTGACCTGCCTTCTACTCTTCACAATGCTATTAAGGCACTTCAAGCGGATGAAGTTGTCATAAATGCGCTAGGTGAACATATTTATACTAATTTCATTGAGGCAAAACGAATTGAATGGGCATCCTATGCAACGTTTGTCTCACAATGGGAAATTGATAACTATCTTCATAGTTATTAG
- the gap gene encoding type I glyceraldehyde-3-phosphate dehydrogenase — translation MVVKVGINGFGRIGRLAFRRIQNVEGVEVTRINDLTDPNMLAHLLKYDTTQGRFDGTVEVKDGGFEVNGNFIKVSAEKDPENIDWATDGVEIVLEATGFFAKKAAAEKHLHANGAKKVVITAPGGDDVKTVVFNTNHDILDGSETVISGASCTTNCLAPMAKALQDNFGVKQGLMTTIHAYTGDQMVLDGPHRGGDLRRARAAAANIVPNSTGAAKAIGLVIPELNGKLDGAAQRVPVPTGSVTELVAVLEKETSVEEINAAMKAAANDSYGYTEDPIVSSDIVGMAYGSLFDATQTKVQSVDGHQLVKVVSWYDNEMSYTAQLVRTLEYFAKIAK, via the coding sequence ATGGTAGTTAAAGTTGGTATTAACGGTTTCGGTCGTATCGGACGTCTTGCATTCCGTCGTATTCAAAACGTTGAAGGTGTTGAAGTAACTCGTATTAACGATCTTACAGACCCTAACATGCTTGCACATTTGTTGAAATATGATACAACTCAAGGTCGTTTCGATGGAACAGTTGAAGTTAAAGATGGTGGATTTGAAGTAAACGGAAACTTCATTAAAGTTTCTGCAGAAAAAGATCCAGAAAACATTGACTGGGCAACTGATGGTGTTGAAATCGTTCTTGAAGCAACTGGTTTCTTTGCTAAAAAAGCAGCTGCTGAAAAACATTTACACGCTAATGGCGCTAAAAAAGTTGTTATCACAGCTCCTGGTGGAGACGATGTTAAAACTGTTGTATTTAACACAAACCATGATATCCTTGATGGATCTGAAACAGTTATCTCTGGTGCTTCATGTACTACAAACTGCTTAGCTCCAATGGCTAAAGCTTTACAAGATAACTTTGGTGTAAAACAAGGTTTAATGACAACTATCCATGCTTACACTGGTGACCAAATGGTTCTTGACGGACCACACCGTGGTGGTGACCTTCGTCGTGCTCGTGCTGCTGCAGCTAACATTGTACCAAACTCAACTGGTGCTGCTAAAGCAATCGGACTTGTTATTCCTGAATTAAATGGTAAACTTGACGGTGCTGCACAACGTGTTCCTGTTCCAACTGGTTCTGTTACTGAATTGGTAGCTGTTCTTGAAAAAGAAACTTCAGTGGAAGAAATCAATGCAGCTATGAAAGCAGCAGCTAACGATTCATATGGTTATACTGAAGATCCAATTGTTTCTTCAGATATCGTTGGTATGGCTTATGGTTCATTGTTTGATGCTACTCAAACCAAAGTACAATCTGTTGATGGACACCAATTAGTTAAAGTTGTTTCATGGTATGATAACGAAATGTCATATACTGCCCAGCTTGTACGTACTCTTGAGTACTTTGCAAAAATTGCTAAATAA
- a CDS encoding ABC transporter permease, whose protein sequence is MTRYLLKRVAILLVTLWVVVTLSFFLMQIMPGTPYNNPKLTDEMIAIMNKQYGLDKPLWQQYLKYLFDVLHGDFGTSYQSVNQSVTKLISQRLGVSVHLGIQALVVGISGGLLVGAVSARNKNNKIDGFLSIISTLGISVPSFIIGLLLLDYFGFKWGLLPLSGWGTFAQTILPTFGLAIPVFAQVTRFFRSEMIETLNTDYIQLARAKGLTNSQVTNKHAYRNSMIPVLTLVGPMAANILTGSALIEQIFSIPGIGQQFVSSIPTKDYPVIMGTTIVYALMLMVAILITDIIISVADPRVRLG, encoded by the coding sequence ATGACTAGATATTTATTAAAACGCGTTGCTATTTTATTAGTAACTTTATGGGTAGTTGTAACCCTATCTTTCTTCCTGATGCAGATTATGCCAGGGACCCCATACAATAATCCGAAATTAACAGATGAAATGATTGCAATAATGAATAAGCAGTATGGGTTGGATAAGCCCTTATGGCAACAATACTTGAAGTATTTGTTTGATGTTCTGCATGGTGATTTTGGGACAAGTTACCAGTCTGTTAACCAGTCTGTAACTAAGCTAATTTCACAACGATTAGGTGTTTCTGTCCACTTAGGGATTCAAGCACTTGTAGTTGGTATTTCTGGTGGGCTACTAGTTGGTGCTGTTTCGGCACGTAATAAGAACAATAAAATTGATGGCTTTCTAAGTATTATTTCAACCTTAGGTATCTCAGTACCATCATTCATTATTGGGCTATTACTCTTAGATTATTTTGGTTTTAAATGGGGCCTTCTGCCATTATCTGGCTGGGGAACATTTGCACAAACGATCTTACCAACTTTCGGCTTGGCTATTCCGGTTTTTGCTCAAGTGACTCGTTTTTTCCGTAGTGAGATGATAGAAACCTTGAATACAGATTATATTCAATTAGCTCGCGCTAAAGGATTAACCAATAGTCAGGTGACCAATAAACACGCTTATCGTAATTCGATGATTCCAGTATTAACACTTGTTGGACCGATGGCTGCTAATATTTTAACGGGTTCAGCCTTGATTGAGCAAATTTTCTCAATTCCAGGCATCGGCCAGCAGTTTGTTTCATCTATCCCAACTAAAGATTATCCAGTTATTATGGGAACAACAATTGTTTACGCCTTGATGCTTATGGTGGCTATTTTAATTACTGATATCATTATTAGTGTTGCTGATCCCCGTGTACGTCTAGGATAG
- a CDS encoding phosphoglycerate kinase produces MAKMTVKDLDLKGKKVLVRVDFNVPLKDGVITNDNRIAAALPTIKYIIENGGRAILFSHLGRVKEEADKEGKSLAPVAKNLAEKLGQDVVFPGVTRGLELESAINALEDGQVLLVENTRFEDVDGKKESKNDLELGKYWASLGDGIFVNDAFGTAHRAHASNVGISANVEKAVAGFLLENEIAYIKEAVEKPERPFVAILGGSKVSDKIGVIENLLEKADKVLIGGGMTYTFYKAQGIEIGNSLVEEDKLEVAKELLEKSTGKLILPVDSKEADAFAGYTEVRDTEGKAVSEGFLGLDIGPKSIAAFDKALEGAKTVVWNGPMGVFENPDFQAGTIGVMDSIVKQPGVKSIIGGGDSAAAAINLGRADKFSWISTGGGASMELLEGKELPGLAALTDK; encoded by the coding sequence ATGGCTAAAATGACCGTTAAAGACCTTGACTTAAAAGGGAAAAAAGTTCTTGTTCGCGTTGACTTTAATGTACCTTTAAAAGATGGTGTTATCACAAACGATAACCGTATCGCTGCTGCATTGCCAACGATTAAATATATCATTGAAAATGGTGGACGTGCTATCCTCTTTTCACACTTAGGTCGTGTAAAAGAAGAAGCAGACAAAGAAGGTAAATCACTTGCACCAGTTGCTAAAAATTTAGCAGAAAAACTTGGCCAAGATGTTGTTTTCCCTGGTGTTACACGTGGATTAGAACTAGAATCTGCAATCAATGCCTTAGAAGATGGACAAGTATTACTCGTTGAGAACACTCGTTTTGAAGATGTTGATGGTAAAAAAGAATCTAAAAATGATCTAGAGCTAGGTAAGTATTGGGCTTCACTTGGAGATGGAATCTTTGTAAATGATGCTTTTGGAACAGCGCACCGTGCACATGCTTCAAACGTTGGTATTTCTGCAAATGTTGAAAAAGCTGTTGCAGGTTTCCTTTTAGAAAATGAAATTGCCTATATTAAAGAAGCTGTTGAAAAGCCTGAGCGTCCATTTGTAGCTATTTTAGGTGGATCAAAGGTTTCAGATAAGATTGGCGTAATTGAAAACCTTCTTGAAAAAGCAGATAAAGTCCTTATCGGTGGGGGAATGACCTATACATTCTACAAAGCTCAAGGAATTGAAATTGGAAACTCTCTTGTTGAGGAAGACAAACTGGAAGTTGCAAAAGAATTGCTTGAAAAATCAACTGGCAAATTGATTTTACCAGTTGATTCTAAAGAAGCCGACGCTTTTGCTGGCTATACTGAAGTACGTGATACAGAAGGTAAAGCAGTTTCAGAAGGTTTCTTAGGCTTGGACATTGGACCTAAGTCAATTGCGGCGTTTGATAAAGCACTGGAAGGTGCTAAAACAGTTGTTTGGAATGGACCAATGGGTGTGTTTGAAAATCCTGATTTCCAAGCAGGTACAATTGGAGTAATGGACTCTATTGTAAAACAACCGGGAGTTAAATCAATCATCGGTGGTGGTGATTCTGCAGCGGCAGCGATCAATCTTGGCCGTGCCGACAAATTCTCATGGATTTCGACTGGTGGCGGTGCTTCGATGGAATTATTAGAAGGTAAGGAGCTACCGGGGCTAGCAGCTCTAACTGATAAATAA
- a CDS encoding FUSC family protein, which produces MNYYFDPKKFKLGMRTFKTGFSVFLVLLLFHLFGFEGLQIGALTAVFSLRESIDKTVSFGTSRIIGNSIGGFCAILYYLMQMLFHHQFWVTLVFVPILTMLTIMFNVAFNNKAGIIGGVAALLVITLSIPSGDTFIYVLARVFETFCGVFIAILVNTDVEWVRRKIRKIKKQD; this is translated from the coding sequence ATGAATTATTATTTTGATCCTAAAAAGTTTAAACTGGGAATGAGGACTTTTAAAACTGGTTTTTCGGTTTTTTTAGTCTTACTTTTATTTCATCTTTTTGGATTTGAAGGTCTGCAAATTGGAGCGTTAACAGCAGTTTTTAGTTTACGAGAGAGTATTGATAAAACAGTTTCTTTTGGAACTTCTAGGATAATTGGTAACAGTATTGGAGGCTTTTGTGCTATCCTTTACTATCTTATGCAAATGCTATTTCATCATCAATTTTGGGTGACTTTGGTTTTTGTTCCAATATTGACCATGTTAACCATTATGTTTAATGTAGCTTTTAATAACAAGGCAGGTATTATTGGTGGCGTAGCAGCGCTATTGGTCATTACCTTGTCTATTCCGTCAGGCGATACCTTTATTTATGTTTTGGCTCGCGTTTTTGAAACCTTTTGTGGTGTCTTTATTGCCATACTAGTCAATACCGATGTGGAATGGGTGCGCCGAAAGATAAGAAAAATAAAAAAACAGGACTGA
- a CDS encoding 5'-nucleotidase, lipoprotein e(P4) family — protein sequence MKIQKQFLNLMLPLTLFLLVGCANNGHLNQNSKKAISPQDKVCLTYDKARSKENTMSVLWYQNSEEAKALYLQGYQLATDKLKSQLEQKSDKPYSIVLDIDETVLDNSPYQAQNIKEGTTFTPKSWDNWVQKKEAKPVAGAKEFLQFADQNGVQIYYISDRTVKQIDATVENLKKEGIPVQDRSHFLFMEEGMKSKESRRQKVKENTNLIMLFGDNLVDFADFSKKSHPDRQKLLDELHEEFGRKFIIFPNPMYGSWESALYEGKYPTAKEQMRLRDAALKGFND from the coding sequence ATGAAAATCCAAAAACAGTTTCTTAATCTTATGCTTCCTCTTACACTTTTTCTTTTGGTTGGATGTGCCAATAATGGCCACTTAAACCAGAATTCTAAAAAGGCTATCTCGCCTCAAGATAAGGTATGTTTGACTTATGATAAGGCACGTTCCAAAGAAAATACGATGTCAGTTTTGTGGTATCAAAATTCTGAAGAGGCAAAAGCGTTGTATCTTCAAGGTTATCAATTGGCAACGGATAAATTAAAAAGTCAATTAGAACAAAAAAGTGATAAGCCTTATTCTATTGTTTTAGATATTGATGAAACTGTTTTGGATAACAGTCCTTATCAAGCTCAAAATATAAAAGAGGGGACTACTTTTACTCCTAAATCTTGGGATAACTGGGTTCAAAAGAAAGAAGCGAAGCCTGTCGCTGGTGCAAAAGAGTTCTTACAATTTGCAGACCAAAATGGGGTTCAGATATACTACATTTCGGATCGCACAGTAAAACAAATAGACGCTACTGTAGAAAACCTCAAAAAAGAAGGTATCCCAGTTCAAGATCGAAGTCATTTCTTATTCATGGAAGAAGGTATGAAATCAAAGGAAAGTAGACGCCAAAAAGTAAAGGAAAATACAAATCTCATCATGTTATTTGGGGATAACTTAGTAGATTTTGCAGATTTTTCTAAGAAATCACATCCTGACAGACAGAAGCTATTAGATGAACTCCATGAGGAATTTGGAAGAAAATTCATTATCTTTCCAAATCCAATGTATGGATCATGGGAAAGTGCACTCTATGAAGGAAAGTACCCTACCGCTAAAGAACAGATGAGATTACGAGATGCGGCCCTAAAAGGCTTTAACGACTGA
- a CDS encoding MerR family transcriptional regulator, translated as MKEKELRRSMAVFPIGTVMKLTDLSARQIRYYEDQELIKPERTEGNRRMFSLNDMDRLLEIKDFINDGLNIAAIKREYIRRENKFHQAEKVLTDADVRRILHDELLSQGGFKSPAQPMGNFRI; from the coding sequence ATGAAAGAGAAAGAGTTAAGACGATCAATGGCAGTATTCCCTATCGGTACAGTTATGAAACTGACAGATCTATCTGCTAGACAGATCCGCTATTATGAGGATCAAGAGCTAATTAAGCCAGAGCGTACAGAAGGCAATCGCCGGATGTTTTCGTTGAATGATATGGATCGATTATTGGAAATTAAAGATTTTATCAATGATGGCCTTAATATTGCTGCTATTAAACGTGAATACATTCGAAGGGAAAATAAATTCCATCAAGCTGAAAAGGTCTTGACTGATGCGGATGTCAGACGGATCCTTCATGATGAACTCTTAAGTCAAGGTGGATTCAAGTCACCAGCGCAGCCAATGGGAAACTTTCGTATTTAA
- a CDS encoding ABC transporter ATP-binding protein codes for MSNETILNVKNLHVDFKTYAGDVKAIRDINFELYKGETLAIVGESGSGKSVTTRTLMGLNAKNASISGDIDFKGKKLNNLKEEEWVKVRGKEIAMIFQDPMTSLDPTMKIGKQIAEAILIHESVSKKEALDRALRLMHQVGIPNAEEHINDYPHQWSGGMRQRAVIAIALAANPEILIADEPTTALDVTIQNQILKLMKGLQSQISSSIIFITHDLGVVAGMADRVAVMYAGKIVEYGTVDEVFYNPQHPYTWGLLKSMPTTDTEAGTLESIPGTPPDLLNPPKGDAFAARNEFALDIDHEEEPPMFKVSDTQFAATWLLDERAPKVIPPVQIQKRWKKWAEKNGGQA; via the coding sequence ATGTCAAATGAAACAATCTTAAATGTTAAAAACCTCCACGTTGATTTCAAAACTTATGCTGGAGATGTTAAAGCTATCCGAGATATCAATTTCGAGTTGTATAAGGGGGAGACCCTGGCAATCGTCGGTGAATCTGGATCAGGAAAGTCAGTGACCACCCGGACCTTAATGGGGTTGAATGCAAAAAATGCAAGTATTTCAGGTGATATTGACTTTAAAGGAAAAAAACTTAATAACTTAAAAGAGGAAGAATGGGTTAAAGTTCGTGGAAAAGAAATTGCTATGATTTTCCAAGATCCAATGACCAGTTTGGATCCTACCATGAAAATTGGTAAGCAAATTGCTGAAGCGATTCTAATCCATGAATCAGTATCTAAGAAAGAAGCACTCGACCGTGCCTTAAGGTTGATGCATCAAGTAGGTATTCCTAATGCTGAAGAACACATCAATGATTATCCTCACCAGTGGTCAGGTGGTATGCGACAACGCGCCGTTATTGCTATCGCCTTAGCAGCTAATCCGGAGATATTGATTGCTGATGAACCAACAACTGCTCTTGATGTTACCATTCAAAATCAAATTTTAAAATTAATGAAGGGCTTGCAGTCACAAATTTCATCGTCAATTATCTTTATTACTCATGATTTAGGAGTTGTTGCAGGTATGGCGGATCGTGTTGCGGTTATGTATGCTGGAAAAATTGTTGAATATGGTACAGTTGACGAAGTCTTCTACAATCCACAACATCCCTATACTTGGGGTCTCTTAAAATCAATGCCGACAACAGATACAGAAGCTGGTACTTTAGAATCAATTCCCGGTACACCACCGGACTTGCTAAATCCGCCAAAAGGTGATGCCTTTGCGGCTCGTAATGAGTTTGCTTTAGACATTGACCATGAAGAAGAACCTCCAATGTTTAAAGTTAGTGACACGCAATTTGCTGCTACTTGGCTGTTAGATGAGCGTGCACCAAAAGTTATTCCTCCAGTTCAAATACAAAAACGTTGGAAGAAATGGGCTGAAAAGAACGGAGGTCAAGCTTAA